Proteins encoded within one genomic window of Falco biarmicus isolate bFalBia1 chromosome 14, bFalBia1.pri, whole genome shotgun sequence:
- the LOC130158953 gene encoding glycine receptor subunit alpha-4 isoform X2, with product MGALRAGALAFLLLLLLGCLLPRRGPLRLVSGREEIKAASRSSPQPMSPSDFLDKLMGRTSGYDARIRPNFKGPPVNVTCNIFINSFGSVTETTMDYRVNVFLRQQWNDPRLAYREYPDDSLDLDPSMLDSIWKPDLFFANEKGANFHEVTTDNKLLRIFKNGNVLYSIRLTLILSCPMDLKNFPMDIQTCTMQLESFGYTMNDLIFEWLEKQEAVQVAEGLTLPQFILRDEKDLGYCTKYYNTGKFTCIEVKFHLERQMGYYLIQMYIPSLLIVILSWVSFWINMDAAPARVGLGITTVLTMTTQSAGSRASLPKVSYVKAIDIWMAVCLLFVFAALLEYAAVNFVSRQHKEFMRLRRRQRRQRMEEELVRESRFYLRGYGLSHCLQPKNGAGEGPGIYSPPPASMLLREGESLRRRYIDRAKRIDTISRAVFPFTFLVFNIFYWVVYKVLRSEDIHSVP from the exons ATGGGCGCGCTCCGGGCCGGTGCCCtcgccttcctcctcctcctcctcctcggctgcctcctgccccggcgcggcccgctCAG gCTGGTCTCAGGGCGGGAGGAGATTAAAGCTGCTTCCCGAAGCTCACCCCAGCCCATGTCACCCTCTGATTTCCTGGACAAGCTTATGGGACGAACGTCAGGGTATGACGCCCGGATCCGACCCAACTTCAAAG GTCCGCCTGTCAACGTGACGTGCAACATCTTCATCAACAGCTTCGGCTCTGTCACTGAAACCACCATG GACTACCGGGTGAACGTGTTCCTGCGGCAGCAGTGGAATGACCCCCGCCTGGCTTACCGCGAGTACCCTGACGACTCCCTCGACCTTGACCCCTCCATGCTTGACTCCATCTGGAAGCCAGACTTGTTCTTTGCCAACGAGAAAGGGGCCAATTTCCACGAGGTCACCACCGATAACAAGCTGCTGCGTATCTTCAAGAATGGCAATGTGCTCTACAGCATTAG gCTAACATTAATCCTGTCCTGCCCCATGGACCTCAAGAACTTCCCCATGGACATCCAGACATGCACcatgcagctggaaagct TTGGCTACACCATGAACGACCTCATCTTTGAGTggctggagaagcaggaggCTGTGCAAGTGGCAGAGGGCTTGACGCTCCCACAGTTCATCCTCAGGGATGAGAAGGACCTGGGCTATTGCACCAAGTACTACAATACAG GCAAGTTCACCTGCATTGAGGTGAAGTTCCACCTGGAGAGGCAGATGGGTTACTACTTGATCCAGATGTacatccccagcctgctcatCGTCATCCTCTCCTGGGTCTCCTTCTGGATCAACATGGATGCGGCGCCAGCACGGGTGGGCTTGGGCATCACCACTGTGCTCACCATGACCACGCAGAGCGCTGGCTCCCGTGCCTCCCTGCCCAAG GTCTCTTACGTGAAGGCCATCGATATCTGGATGGCTGTGTGCCTGCTATTCGTCTTTGCCGCCTTGTTGGAGTACGCAGCCGTCAACTTTGTCTCCCGCCAGCACAAGGAGTTCATGCGCCTGCGCCGGCGCCAGCGGCGACAGAGGATG GAGGAAGAGCTTGTCCGTGAGAGTCGCTTCTACTTGCGAGGCTATGGGCTGAGCCACTGCCTGCAGCCAAAGAATGGAGCTGGGGAGGGCCCTGGCATCTACAGCCCCCCACCAGCCAGCATGCTGCTGCGGGAAGGGGAAAGCCTCCGCAGGCGCTACATTGACCGGGCAAAACGCATTGACACCATCTCCCGAGCTGTCTTTCCCTTCACCTTCCTGGTCTTCAATATCTTCTACTGGGTTGTCTACAAAGTGCTGCGCTCGGAGGACATCCACTCGGTGCCCTGA
- the PLP1 gene encoding myelin proteolipid protein isoform X1, producing the protein MGLLECCARCLIGAPFASLVATGLCFFGVALFCGCGHEALTGTEQLIETYFSKNYQDYEYLIDVIHAFQYVIYGTASFFFLYGALLLAEGFYTTGAVRQIFGDYRTTICGKGLSATVTGGPKGRGARGPQRAHSLQRVCQCLGKWLGHPDKFVGITYVLTIIWLLVFACSAVPVYIYFNTWTTCQSIANPSKTSASIGTLCADARMYGVLPWNAFPGKVCGSNLLSICKTSEFQMTFHLFIAAFVGAAATLVSLLTFMIAATYNFAVLKLMGRGTKF; encoded by the exons ATGG GTTTGCTTGAGTGCTGTGCCAGATGTCTCATTGGGGCACCCTTTGCTTCACTGGTTGCCACTGGCTTGTGCTTCTTTGGGGTAGCACTGTTTTGTGGCTGTGGGCACGAAGCCCTCACAGGCACCGAGCAGCTCATTGAGACCTACTTCTCCAAAAACTACCAGGACTACGAGTATCTCATTGATGT CATCCATGCTTTTCAGTATGTCATCTATGGCACGGcatccttcttcttcctctatggagccctgctgctggccgAAGGTTTCTACACCACAGGCGCCGTCCGGCAAATCTTCGGGGACTACAGGACCACCATCTGCGGCAAGGGCCTCAGCGCAACGGTAACTGGGGGCCCGAAAGGGAGGGGAGCGCGAGGCCCCCAGCGAGCTCACTCATTGCAGCGGGTGTGTCAGTGTTTGGGAAAGTGGCTAGGACATCCTGACAAG TTTGTGGGCATTACCTACGTTCTGACCATCATCTGGCTCCTGGTCTTCGCCTGCTCTGCAGTGCCCGTCTACATTTACTTTAACACTTGGACCACCTGCCAGTCCATTGCCAACCCCAGCAAGACCTCAGCCAGCATTGGCACCCTGTGTGCGGATGCCAGGATGTACG GTGTCCTGCCCTGGAACGCTTTCCCTGGCAAGGTGTGCGGCTCCAACCTGCTCTCCATCTGCAAGACCAGTGAG TTCCAGATGACTTTCCACCTCTTCATTGCAGCCTTTGTGGGGGCAGCCGCCACGCTGGTCTCACTG CTCACCTTCATGATCGCCGCCACCTACAACTTCGCTGTCCTCAAGCTGATGGGCCGAGGCACCAAGTTCTAG
- the RAB9B gene encoding ras-related protein Rab-9B isoform X3: MQKTSTAPVVRLPWYCTLPSCCNEWEVLALKGHSSWGWWSWEEFPHEPIWDTAGQERFKSLRTPFYRGADCCLLTFSVDDRQSFENLSNWQKEFVYYADVKDPEHFPFVVLGNKIDKFERQVSTEEAQAWCMENGNYPYLETSAKDDTNVAVAFEEAVRQVLAVEEQLEHCMLGHTVDLHSSSKSGSSCC; encoded by the exons ATGCAGAAAACAAGCACAGCTCCAGTTGTAAG ATTGCCTTGGTACTGCACCCTTCCATCCTGCTGCAATGAGTGGGAAGTCCTTGCTCTTAAAGGTCATTCTTCTTGGGGATGGTGGAGTTGGGAAGAGTTCCCTCATGAACCG ATTTGGGACACTGCGGGACAGGAGAGATTCAAGAGCCTGCGAACCCCCTTTTACAGGGGAGCAGACTGCTGCCTGCTGACCTTCAGTGTGGATGACCGGCAGAGCTTTGAGAACCTCAGTAACTGGCAGAAGGAGTTTGTCTATTATGCTGATGTGAAGGACCCTGAACACTTCCCATTTGTAGTCCTGGGCAACAAGATAGACAAATTTGAGAGACAGGTGAGCACAGAAGAGGCCCAGGCCTGGTGCATGGAAAACGGTAACTATCCATACCTGGAGACTAGTGCCAAGGATGACACCAATGTGGCAGTGGCCTTTGAGGAGGCTGTGCGACAGGTGCTGGCAGTGGAGGAACAGCTAGAGCATTGCATGTTGGGCCACACTGTTGACCTGCACTCCAGCTCCAAATCAGGGTCTTCCTGTTGTTAA
- the RAB9B gene encoding ras-related protein Rab-9B isoform X2, whose amino-acid sequence MSGKSLLLKVILLGDGGVGKSSLMNRYVTNKFDSQAFHTIGVEFLNRDLEVDGRFVTLQIWDTAGQERFKSLRTPFYRGADCCLLTFSVDDRQSFENLSNWQKEFVYYADVKDPEHFPFVVLGNKIDKFERQVSTEEAQAWCMENGNYPYLETSAKDDTNVAVAFEEAVRQVLAVEEQLEHCMLGHTVDLHSSSKSGSSCC is encoded by the coding sequence ATGAGTGGGAAGTCCTTGCTCTTAAAGGTCATTCTTCTTGGGGATGGTGGAGTTGGGAAGAGTTCCCTCATGAACCGGTATGTCACCAACAAGTTTGACTCACAGGCTTTCCACACAATTGGTGTGGAGTTCTTAAACCGGGACTTGGAGGTCGATGGACGTTTTGTGACCCTCCAGATTTGGGACACTGCGGGACAGGAGAGATTCAAGAGCCTGCGAACCCCCTTTTACAGGGGAGCAGACTGCTGCCTGCTGACCTTCAGTGTGGATGACCGGCAGAGCTTTGAGAACCTCAGTAACTGGCAGAAGGAGTTTGTCTATTATGCTGATGTGAAGGACCCTGAACACTTCCCATTTGTAGTCCTGGGCAACAAGATAGACAAATTTGAGAGACAGGTGAGCACAGAAGAGGCCCAGGCCTGGTGCATGGAAAACGGTAACTATCCATACCTGGAGACTAGTGCCAAGGATGACACCAATGTGGCAGTGGCCTTTGAGGAGGCTGTGCGACAGGTGCTGGCAGTGGAGGAACAGCTAGAGCATTGCATGTTGGGCCACACTGTTGACCTGCACTCCAGCTCCAAATCAGGGTCTTCCTGTTGTTAA
- the PLP1 gene encoding myelin proteolipid protein isoform X2, which produces MGLLECCARCLIGAPFASLVATGLCFFGVALFCGCGHEALTGTEQLIETYFSKNYQDYEYLIDVIHAFQYVIYGTASFFFLYGALLLAEGFYTTGAVRQIFGDYRTTICGKGLSATFVGITYVLTIIWLLVFACSAVPVYIYFNTWTTCQSIANPSKTSASIGTLCADARMYGVLPWNAFPGKVCGSNLLSICKTSEFQMTFHLFIAAFVGAAATLVSLLTFMIAATYNFAVLKLMGRGTKF; this is translated from the exons ATGG GTTTGCTTGAGTGCTGTGCCAGATGTCTCATTGGGGCACCCTTTGCTTCACTGGTTGCCACTGGCTTGTGCTTCTTTGGGGTAGCACTGTTTTGTGGCTGTGGGCACGAAGCCCTCACAGGCACCGAGCAGCTCATTGAGACCTACTTCTCCAAAAACTACCAGGACTACGAGTATCTCATTGATGT CATCCATGCTTTTCAGTATGTCATCTATGGCACGGcatccttcttcttcctctatggagccctgctgctggccgAAGGTTTCTACACCACAGGCGCCGTCCGGCAAATCTTCGGGGACTACAGGACCACCATCTGCGGCAAGGGCCTCAGCGCAACG TTTGTGGGCATTACCTACGTTCTGACCATCATCTGGCTCCTGGTCTTCGCCTGCTCTGCAGTGCCCGTCTACATTTACTTTAACACTTGGACCACCTGCCAGTCCATTGCCAACCCCAGCAAGACCTCAGCCAGCATTGGCACCCTGTGTGCGGATGCCAGGATGTACG GTGTCCTGCCCTGGAACGCTTTCCCTGGCAAGGTGTGCGGCTCCAACCTGCTCTCCATCTGCAAGACCAGTGAG TTCCAGATGACTTTCCACCTCTTCATTGCAGCCTTTGTGGGGGCAGCCGCCACGCTGGTCTCACTG CTCACCTTCATGATCGCCGCCACCTACAACTTCGCTGTCCTCAAGCTGATGGGCCGAGGCACCAAGTTCTAG
- the LOC130158953 gene encoding glycine receptor subunit alpha-4 isoform X1 translates to MGALRAGALAFLLLLLLGCLLPRRGPLRLVSGREEIKAASRSSPQPMSPSDFLDKLMGRTSGYDARIRPNFKGPPVNVTCNIFINSFGSVTETTMDYRVNVFLRQQWNDPRLAYREYPDDSLDLDPSMLDSIWKPDLFFANEKGANFHEVTTDNKLLRIFKNGNVLYSIRLTLILSCPMDLKNFPMDIQTCTMQLESFGYTMNDLIFEWLEKQEAVQVAEGLTLPQFILRDEKDLGYCTKYYNTGKFTCIEVKFHLERQMGYYLIQMYIPSLLIVILSWVSFWINMDAAPARVGLGITTVLTMTTQSAGSRASLPKVSYVKAIDIWMAVCLLFVFAALLEYAAVNFVSRQHKEFMRLRRRQRRQRMGLSSGTASLESLRQLSSQHGGEHTYTTLSQLSNSREEELVRESRFYLRGYGLSHCLQPKNGAGEGPGIYSPPPASMLLREGESLRRRYIDRAKRIDTISRAVFPFTFLVFNIFYWVVYKVLRSEDIHSVP, encoded by the exons ATGGGCGCGCTCCGGGCCGGTGCCCtcgccttcctcctcctcctcctcctcggctgcctcctgccccggcgcggcccgctCAG gCTGGTCTCAGGGCGGGAGGAGATTAAAGCTGCTTCCCGAAGCTCACCCCAGCCCATGTCACCCTCTGATTTCCTGGACAAGCTTATGGGACGAACGTCAGGGTATGACGCCCGGATCCGACCCAACTTCAAAG GTCCGCCTGTCAACGTGACGTGCAACATCTTCATCAACAGCTTCGGCTCTGTCACTGAAACCACCATG GACTACCGGGTGAACGTGTTCCTGCGGCAGCAGTGGAATGACCCCCGCCTGGCTTACCGCGAGTACCCTGACGACTCCCTCGACCTTGACCCCTCCATGCTTGACTCCATCTGGAAGCCAGACTTGTTCTTTGCCAACGAGAAAGGGGCCAATTTCCACGAGGTCACCACCGATAACAAGCTGCTGCGTATCTTCAAGAATGGCAATGTGCTCTACAGCATTAG gCTAACATTAATCCTGTCCTGCCCCATGGACCTCAAGAACTTCCCCATGGACATCCAGACATGCACcatgcagctggaaagct TTGGCTACACCATGAACGACCTCATCTTTGAGTggctggagaagcaggaggCTGTGCAAGTGGCAGAGGGCTTGACGCTCCCACAGTTCATCCTCAGGGATGAGAAGGACCTGGGCTATTGCACCAAGTACTACAATACAG GCAAGTTCACCTGCATTGAGGTGAAGTTCCACCTGGAGAGGCAGATGGGTTACTACTTGATCCAGATGTacatccccagcctgctcatCGTCATCCTCTCCTGGGTCTCCTTCTGGATCAACATGGATGCGGCGCCAGCACGGGTGGGCTTGGGCATCACCACTGTGCTCACCATGACCACGCAGAGCGCTGGCTCCCGTGCCTCCCTGCCCAAG GTCTCTTACGTGAAGGCCATCGATATCTGGATGGCTGTGTGCCTGCTATTCGTCTTTGCCGCCTTGTTGGAGTACGCAGCCGTCAACTTTGTCTCCCGCCAGCACAAGGAGTTCATGCGCCTGCGCCGGCGCCAGCGGCGACAGAGGATG GGCCTGAGCAGCGGGACAGCCAGCCTGGAGTCCCTGCggcagctgagcagccagcaCGGCGGCGAGCACACCTACACGACGCTCTCGCAGCTCTCCAACTCCCGG GAGGAAGAGCTTGTCCGTGAGAGTCGCTTCTACTTGCGAGGCTATGGGCTGAGCCACTGCCTGCAGCCAAAGAATGGAGCTGGGGAGGGCCCTGGCATCTACAGCCCCCCACCAGCCAGCATGCTGCTGCGGGAAGGGGAAAGCCTCCGCAGGCGCTACATTGACCGGGCAAAACGCATTGACACCATCTCCCGAGCTGTCTTTCCCTTCACCTTCCTGGTCTTCAATATCTTCTACTGGGTTGTCTACAAAGTGCTGCGCTCGGAGGACATCCACTCGGTGCCCTGA
- the RAB9B gene encoding ras-related protein Rab-9B isoform X1 — protein MSPMYKTCSEMDCLGTAPFHPAAMSGKSLLLKVILLGDGGVGKSSLMNRYVTNKFDSQAFHTIGVEFLNRDLEVDGRFVTLQIWDTAGQERFKSLRTPFYRGADCCLLTFSVDDRQSFENLSNWQKEFVYYADVKDPEHFPFVVLGNKIDKFERQVSTEEAQAWCMENGNYPYLETSAKDDTNVAVAFEEAVRQVLAVEEQLEHCMLGHTVDLHSSSKSGSSCC, from the exons ATGTCTCCTATGTACAAAACTTGTTCAGAAATGG ATTGCCTTGGTACTGCACCCTTCCATCCTGCTGCAATGAGTGGGAAGTCCTTGCTCTTAAAGGTCATTCTTCTTGGGGATGGTGGAGTTGGGAAGAGTTCCCTCATGAACCGGTATGTCACCAACAAGTTTGACTCACAGGCTTTCCACACAATTGGTGTGGAGTTCTTAAACCGGGACTTGGAGGTCGATGGACGTTTTGTGACCCTCCAGATTTGGGACACTGCGGGACAGGAGAGATTCAAGAGCCTGCGAACCCCCTTTTACAGGGGAGCAGACTGCTGCCTGCTGACCTTCAGTGTGGATGACCGGCAGAGCTTTGAGAACCTCAGTAACTGGCAGAAGGAGTTTGTCTATTATGCTGATGTGAAGGACCCTGAACACTTCCCATTTGTAGTCCTGGGCAACAAGATAGACAAATTTGAGAGACAGGTGAGCACAGAAGAGGCCCAGGCCTGGTGCATGGAAAACGGTAACTATCCATACCTGGAGACTAGTGCCAAGGATGACACCAATGTGGCAGTGGCCTTTGAGGAGGCTGTGCGACAGGTGCTGGCAGTGGAGGAACAGCTAGAGCATTGCATGTTGGGCCACACTGTTGACCTGCACTCCAGCTCCAAATCAGGGTCTTCCTGTTGTTAA